The sequence CTGTAGCAGCGGCGACGGAGGCTTCTTCGGCTTCGGCCTCAACGCCGATTTCGGCGACGCCCCCGACGGTCTCCCCAGCGGTTACGCCTCGGGGATCACGGCCAACTTTCCGAGCCGCGATTCGGAAAACGGCGCCCATCACCTCGACTTGAGCGACTCCGCCTTCGGCCCGCTGAATGCCGACGGCTCGCTGTCGGTCAGCGCGGAGGACGACGCCGTCGACCCGATGGACTCGGACGGCGTGCAGAACATCGACGAGCCGAGCGGAGCCAGCGACTTCGACAAGCGCGACGACGGCCTGCTCACGACGATGCTCGCTCCGGGAGCCACCAATAACTTAAGCTTCCTCGTCTCGGTCGCCGCCGGCGCCCCCAAGAAGACCCGCTACGTGAACGTCCTGATGGACTGCAACAAGGACGGCGAGTGGAATGGCACCGACGCCAACGGCGCCGAGGAGCACCCCGTAAAGAACCTGCCGGTCGACGTGACGCCGGGCACCACGATGCCGATCACGACGCCCGACTTCCTTGGTTGCGTCGACACCAACCCGATCTGGATCCGCCTCACCCTGACCGATGCTCCCATCGACCTCAGCGCCTATCCGATGGGATGGGACGGCCGCGGCGAGTTCGAGAAGGGCGAGACGGAGGACTATTTCCTCACCGATCATGTCGCCTTGATCCTCCCGGATGACAAGGGCGGTGGCGGCGGTGGTCCCCCTCCACCGCCTCCTCCCCCGTGGCCCCCGGGCGGCGGTGGCGGTGGTGGCGGAGGTGGTGGCGGAGGCGGCGGTGGCGGCTGCGAGTTCTGGAAGACCTACGGCGTCACGCTCTGCAAGGGCCAGTCCCGCACCTTCTTAGCCTTAGTCGGCGGCTTTGCCCCTGACTCGGTGACGGCGACCAGCAGCGACTCCAGCGTCGCCTCGGTCGAGGTGAACGAGGCCAACGTCACGATCAAGGGCGGCGAGGAAGGCGAGGCGACGGTCAGCCTCACCGTGGTCGAGGACGGCTGCACCTATCACATCACCGTCAAGGTGAAGGTGAAGAAGTGCGAGCCCGCGCCCAAGATCGAGTGCTGCGAGCCCCCGCAGATCGCCAAGGACCCCTCGCGCTGCAAGAACTGCCGCGTGGTGGGCTGGAAGGTCCACACCAACGAAACCCCCGGCGGCGGCGGAAGCTCGGCCGACGGCGGAATCAGCGAGACCGGTTCCTACGGGGACACCTCGGGCTCGGTGAGCAAGAGCACGGTCGTCGTGGTGGGCAACGTGATCAAGATCGTCACGACCTACTACGAGTGCGATCCCTGTCCGAAGGAGTTCATCCCCGGGATCGACGACGACGGCGACGGCATCCCGAACGAGTACGACTGGTACCCAGACACCTGCTACGACATGACCGAGCCGCACTCCTTCGAGGAGCAGCTCGCGGTCGACAGCTTCTTCGACGTCTTCTTCGAGGTGAACACCTTCCTCGACCTCTACGACGCCAAGTACTTCGAGAGGCAGGAGGAGCCGCATCCCGAGGAGTTCCAACAGCCCAGCATCGGAACGCCCTACGTCAGCCCGCTGAATCCGGGGCCCATCCAGGGACCCACGACGTTCACCGGCTACACCTACACTCCAACCCATAGCGGCGCCCTGTACTAAATGCCGCCCAGGTCCCCGGGCCCTCCCGCAAGGGAGGGCCTTTTTTATTGGAGGCGGGGGAAATTAGGTTTATAAAGGAGCCGTTCCCGAAAAATCGCAACCCAAGCGAGGGTCTATGAAAAAATTCCTGACACTAATCAGCGCCTTGTTCCTTATTTCCAGCGCCGCACTCTTCGGCCCCGGCTGCGGCGGCGGTGGCGCGCCGCCCGCCTCGATCCCGGCGCCGGTCACGCAACTGATGACCATCAGCCCCCCCAGCCCTACGGGCGCGGTGTCCATCACTGGCGCGCCCGGCGCGGCGCAGCCCAACGCCAACGTCCAGGCCCAAAACGTCGACCAAGTCGGCCCCTTCACTTGGCTCAAGGAGCTGCTGATCCGCAGTGCCCACGCCCAGACCTTCTTCGTCGAGGTCCCGGCCGACAACCAGGGCGCCTTCAATCTGCTGATCGACGGGGCCAGCGGCGAGCGCATCGATATCCGGCAAGAGGTGAACGGCGAGTTCAGTCCGGCGGTGACGCTGATCGTGCCTTGAACAGGGCCGTCCACTGCTCCACGCTCAGCTCTTCGGCGCGGGCCTGAGGCTTGGCGCCCGTCGCGGCCAGCCGCGCCTCCACCTCCGCGGCGCTCGCATGGCCGAAGAAGGCGCGTAAATTCTGCCGCAGCATCTTGCGGCGCTGCGCAAAGCCGTCATGCAGGCAGACCTCGAAATATTCCCACTGCTCCTGCGGCAGGAGCGGCGCCTCCCGCTTGCGAAACCTCAAGACCAGGCTTTCCACCTTCGGCGGCGGCCTAAAGGCCGAGGGCGACACGACGCAGACCGTCCGGCACTCGGCGGCGAGCTGCGTGAAGACGCTCAGCGAGCCGTAGGCCTTCGACGCCGGTTTGGCCGTGAGACGCTCGCCCACTTCCTTTTGGAACATCAAGACCATCTCGGTCCCCGGCGCGGTCGCCCGCAGCAGCTTGGTGAAGATGGCGGTGCCGACGTTGTAGGGAAGATTCGAGACGATCTTCAAGTTAGATCCCAACCGCGCCTCCACCTCGCGCCAATCCAGCTCCAGAAAATCCCCCTCGAGCACCTCCACCGGAAATCCGGCCAAGCGCTCCCGCAGCCAGGCGGCCAGCTCGCGGTCCTTCTCGACGAGCAGGAGGCGGCCGACCCGCTCGGCCAGCGGCAAGGTCAGGGCGCCGCGCCCGGGGCCGATCTCGAGGACATGGTCTTCCGCCTTCGGGTCGAGGGCCCGCAGGATGCGCTGAATCACGGCTTGGCGGTGGAGGAAGTGTTGGCCGAGGGATTTCTTCGGGCTCAAGGAGCGACTCCGAGCGGGAGCCGGGCCTGGGCGTTGAGCGTGAGCGGATGGGAACGCCCCGCGCGGAGGTAGCGCTCGCCGACGAAGGCGATCATCGCGCCGTTGTCCATGCAGTACTTGGGCGCGGGCAGGACGAGGTCGACGCCGCGCTCGGCGGCCAGTTCGGCCAGGGCCGAGCGCAGCGGCCCGTTGCAGGCGACGCCGCCGGCCACGACCAGCTGCCGGGCGGGGCGCGCCTCGAGGGCACGGCGGCACACCGCCGTCAGGGCGCGGACCACCCCGCGCTGAAAGGAGGCCGCGAGGTCCGCGGCGCGGCCCCGCGCGGGGCCTTCCAAAAATTCCATCGCCGCCGTCTTCATCCCGCTGAAGCTGGTGTGCAGGGGGCGTCCCTTCACCTGCGGCACCGCGAAGTCGAAGGCCTTGGCGTCGCCCTCCCGCGCCAGGCGCTCGACGGCGGGGCCTCCCGGGAAGCCCAGCCCCATGCGCTTGGCGACCTTGTCGAAGGCCTCGCCGGCCGCGTCGTCGACGGTGTGGCCGAGGATCTCGTAATCGCCGAAGGCTCGCACGTAATAGAGATGCGTGTGTCCCCCGGAGACCGCCAGCGCGAGGAAGGGATAGCGCTCCTCGTTTTCGAGGAAGGCGCTCCAAAGGTGGCCCTCGATGTGGTGAACGCCGCGGAAGGGCAGGCCCCGCGCGTAGGCCAGGGCCTTGGCGAAGTTGAGCCCCACCAAGAGCGAGCCCACCAAGCCCGGCGCGAAGGTCGCGGCGACGCCCTCGACCGCATCGAGGCCGCGTCCCGCCTTCTGAAGGGCCAGCTCGAGGGTCGGCTCGAGGGACTCGAGGTGGCGGCGCGAGGCGATCTCGGGGACGACGCCGCCGAAGGGCGCGTGGTCAAGGGTCTGGGTCGCGGTGACATTGGCGAACACCCGCCCCTCGTCGACGAGCGACATGGACAAGTCGTCGCAGGAAGATTCGATGCCGAGGACTAACATGCGATCCTATTCCAATTTAGAACAAGGGCGCGCCGGACTCATGCGTCGCCGGCGGAACTTCGGGGGCCGGGGCGCTGGGCGCGGGTTCCGGCTTCGGAGCCGTCGGCGTCGGCGGTGAGGTCGGCGACGTGGGCTGGCCGCTGGGCGGCGGCGGCAGGGGCGCGCGCGGCATGGGGTGTGGTTTCATGATCGGCTTGTAGACCGGCTCGCCGGTCGCCGGGGGCGTCGGCGGCGCCTTCGGTTCGGAGCCGCCGCCCAGCGCCAGGGCGGGCGACTTGTGCTCCAACTCCTCCAGCCGGGCCAAACGGCCCTTGGCCTGGAAGGCCTCCGCGGAATTCGGATAGGTCGCGATCACCTTTTGGAAAAATAGCTTCGCCTCGGCGTTCTTGTTCAGCTTCATAAAGGACATCCCCTGTTTGTAAACACCCTCCTTGACGCGCGGGTGCTGCGGGTATTTTTCGGAGAGCGCCTGAAATTCGCTGATCGCCTTCGCGTAGTCGCCCAGCGAGTAGAAGGACTCGGCCACCCAGTACTGGGCGCTGCCCGCGTACTCGCTCTTGGGGTACTTGCGCAAAAAGCCCATGAAGCCCGAGGCGGCGTTGCGGTAGTCGCGGGCGTTGGCGACGTTGAGCAGCGACTGGAACTCTTGCAGCTCGGCGGGGTTGACCGCCGCGCCCGGCGCCTTGGGGGCCTCGGGGGCGCCGCTCAGCTTGAGGTTGATGTCCTTCAGAAGGTTGTGGAGCTGGCCGATCTTGTCTTCCAGCGAGGAGACGCGCTGGTCAAGGTCTTGGTAGACGCGATCGGATTCTTTCATGATGTACTGCGAGCTGTCGAGCTGCCCCTTGATGAGGCGGAATTCCTGCTGCACCTCGGTCAGCGCGTTCATGGCGCGGGCCACGTCTTGGTAATTTTTTTGGTTGGTGGCGACGAGGTGGTCGACCTTTTGATTCAGTTCGGCCAGGGTGGCCGCCTGGACCGGCCGTGCCGCAATCCCCAGCCCAAACAAGGCAGCCAGCGCCATGCCTCCGGCGATCGTATATTTGTTAAGTCCATGATTTTTCATGAATTTGGGCCTCCATTTGCCCGAGGGCGAAAAAAAACCACAGGGACTATACGCATCGGGCGGGTCCCTGTGGTTTTATTTAATTTACGGCCGGTCGGCAAGACGAAAGGCCTAGCGTCGCCCCTTGAAGTCGTCGCGGCGATTTTGCGCCCAAGCCGCTTGATTGTGCTCGGGATTCACCGGTCGGCTCTCGCCGTAGCTGATGGTGTTCATCCGGTCGGCGGAAACGCCGAGGTTGACCAAGTAGTTCTTCGCGGCCATGGCCCGGCGCTCGCCCAGGGCGAGGTTGTATTCTTCGGTGCCCCACTCGTCGGTGTTTCCCTCGATGATGATGTTGACGTTGGGATTGGCCTTCAACCACTCCGAATGGCTGGCGAGCTTCTGCTGGGCGTCGGGGCGGATGTTATATTTGTCGAAGTCGAAGTGGATCGACTCGAGGGGGACGTTGATCAGGTCGACGCCGTCGCCCGAGGAGACCGGGCCCTTCTTTTGGCAGGCGGCCCCGAACAGGGCCAACCCAGCGGTCAGGGCCAGGGTCAGGATTTTGTGTTGAAATTTCATGGCTTGGATCCTCCATTTTCCTTGGATGCACGGATCTAAAAGGTTTAATTTAAAAAACCGGTCTCAGGGGGTCAAGGAATATCATGAAAGAAAAAATGCGCCTCCATCTCGTCCAATGCGCCACCGTCGCCGGGTGGCCCCTCGCGACACTCGCAAAATTGCAAGAGCTCCTTGGGGGAATTCGCGCCCGGGCGGGCGACGTCCTGGTCTTTCCGGAGATGTGGCCCTCGGGATTTTCCCTGGCCGAGCGGGGCCGCTTGACGGAGGAGAACGCCGCCTGCCGCGAGTGGCTGCGCGACTATGCCCGGCGCTTTCGCTGCACCCTCGTCGGCTCCATGCTCGAGCTCGCCCGCGGCCGCGCCTACAACCAGGCCTATGCGATCGGACCGCGCGGCGAGACCCTGGCCGCTTACCGCAAGATTCACCTCTTCGAATTCGGCGGCGAGCACCGGCACTTCAGCCCCGGCCGCCGGGTGGTCTCCTTCCGGAGTCCTTGGGGCAGGATCGGCCTGGCCGTCTGCTACGACCTGCGCTTCCCCGAGCTGTTTCGGCGGCTCTCGAAAAAAGGCGTCCGCCTCATCTTCGTCCCCAGCGCTTGGCCGCGGGACCGCCTCGATCACTTTCTTTCTCTCCTCAAGGCGCGGGCCATCGAAAATCAGTGTTTTATGGTGGGCCTCAACAAGGTGGGGCCGGGCCGCCACGAGAAGCCCGTCGTCTACGGCGGACACTCCGCGGTCTTCGGCCCGTGGGGGGAAAAGCTGGCCGAGATGGGGGCGCGGCCGGGGGTCTTGAGCCTGGAGCTCGAACTTGGTGCGGTGGAGCGCGTGCGCCGGCGTTATCCCTTCCTGAAGAGCCGGGTCCTGGGATAATAAAAAGAAGGTGGTCGAGGCACCCCCGCCCCTGTTACACTCGGACCTTTGCATGTCCCGCGGGGGCCGATGGATGCGTGTATGAACGCGAAGACCAAAAAGGAAAAACGCCTCTACCCGAGGCGCCCGATCCGCACCCAGGTCGTCTTCGAGAACGAGGACAGCGAGGGCGTGCTGTATTTCTTCTCGACGGACATCAGCGCGGGCGGGCTCTTCCTCGAGTCGGACATCCCCGTCAAGCTGGGGACCCAGGTCTTCCTGCGCTTCAGCCTGACCCCGAAGGCCCGTCCGATCCAGGCCACCGGTGAGGTGGTGCGGGTCATGCGCGACCAAAACGAGGCGGGACAGGGCAAGGTGGGGATCGGCATTCGCTTCGTCTACATCCATCCGCTGGACCGCGAGCTGATTCAGGACTTCATCAACCAAGCCGGGTCCTGAACCCTTCCAGCATATTAATCAATTCGAAATCCTGCATTCATTTTTGATGGGTGGCCGGGCGGGGGGGCCTATGGACTACTTGGCGATTGGCAAAATCCGCAGCGCCGCTTGCGAGCACGTTGGGGGTGCAGACCGGACAGGACCCATCAAAAATGAATGCAGGATTTCGACCCCTTATTAAGCCTGGAACAACTTCCGCCCCAGCTCATAGAGGCCATCAAGGTCGTGGATGTCCCGCTCCAGCTGCGGCATGACCTTGAAGACGAAGCCGTGGCGGGAGAACTCCATCCGACTCTGAAAAGCCTCGATCTCGGCCTCGTCGCGCTGGGCGAGGCTTTTGAAGAGGTAGGCCATCTCCTGGTACTCCGAGCGGGTCTTGGCCTTGAGGCCCTCCGGGAGCGGCTTGCCCGCCTCCGGCAGGACCTGGACGCGGTTGAAGATGAAGCCGGCGAAGGGCAGCGCGTTGTCCTGGATCTTGCGGTAGAAGTACTCCGCCTCGCGCAGCGGAATCGGCTGCGGCGCGGCCACCAGCAGAAAGCCGGTGTCCTTGTCGTGCAGCAAGAGCTCGACCTTCTGCGCGCGGTCCTGGAAGCCCTCCAGCAGGCCCGAGACCGAGACCAGCATCTGGGAGAGGTCCTGCAGGAACTCGAAGCCCGCCACCTTGTCGAAGGTCCTGAAGACCCGCTTCACCGAGCGGTCCAGCAGCTGCAGCGAACTCTTGCTGACGAAGAGCGAGGGCTTGAGGAACCACTTCATCACGCTGTCGCCGACCATGGCGCTCATTTTGGTTGGGGCGTCGAGAAAATCTAGGGCGTGGCGCGAGGGCGGCGTGTCGAGGACGACCAAATCGTAGTCGCGCTCCTGCACGACCTCGTAGAGTTTCTCCATCGCCATGTACTCCTGGGAACCGGCGATCATGTTGGAGAGGTGCTGGTAGAGCTTGTTCTGCAGGATGACCTGGGCCTTCTCCTCGCTGGGCGCATACTTGAGGAGCAGGGCGGCGAAGGTCCGCGTGGTGTCCAGCATCATCGCGAAGAGCGGCGCCTTCGGCTCGATGCCGGCGCGCCTCAGCTCGGCCTTGGGGATTTCCTTCTCTTGGAAGTCGATCTTCTGAATCCCCAAGGAATTGGCGAGGCGCTTCGCCGGGTCGATGGTCAGGACGATGGTCTTGTAGCCCATGGACGCGGCATAGAGGGCCAGGGCCGCGGAGGTCGTCGTCTTGCCGACACCTCCCGAGCCGCAGCAGATCAGGACCTTCTTGCGTTCCAACAGGCCGTGCAGGGCGCCCTTTTTCGCCTCCGGGCTCATGGCCGCACCCCCGTCAGCTGGGCGCGAATCGACTCGCTCAAGGATTCGGCGATCCGGACCGGCTGCTTGGTCTGGTAGACCAAAGGCAGGTCCAGGACCTGGCGTCCCGGCAGGCGCTCGCGCAGGCGGTCGCGGTAGAAGGCGCTCTGCTCGGCGCGCTGTCGGTATAAATGCAGCATGGGGTTCTCAACCTTCGCCTTCTTCAGATCCTGCAGCGAGTCGGCGCCGAGGACCTCGGGCCAGAGTGAGTTGAGCAGGACGGGCCCGACTCCGACCTTCGCCTGACGCTCGAGCTTTTCGTCCATCTCGACCGCCTCGTTGACGGGCATTTCCTCGGGCAAAGTCACCAGCCAGGTCAGGGTCTTCTGCGGGTCGCGGATCAGCGCGAGAATCTGCTGCGCGTTGTTCTTCAGCGGGCCGACGCGGACCGCATCGACCACGACCTGCGGGACCGTGAGCAGCGAGAGGCTGTGGCCGGTGGAAGGCGCGTCGACGATGACCAGGTCGAAGAGCGGTTTTTTTCCGCGCCGCGCCTCGTCCTCGACGAAGGCCCAGATCTTGCCGATGGTCAGCAGCTCGGCCAGGCCGGGCGCGGCGTCGATGAAATGCCGGACATACTTGTTGTTGAAGACGGCGTTGTAGAGGAATTCGAACTTGACCTGGCGCAGGACGTATTCCTGAAAGGCCGGCTCAGGGTCGATGCGGGCCAGGGAGAGGCCGTTCTTGAAGGCCTTGGGCTCATAGCCCACGCCCTCGGCCTCGAAGAGCTCGGCCAGGTGAGTGAGGCCGTGCGTCTCGACCATCAGCACCTTGAGCCCCTGCCTCGCGGCCAAGAGCCCCAAGGCCGCGGCCACCGTGGTTTTGCCGACGCCGCCCTTCCCGGTGACGATCCAGAGACGGCGCTGCAGCAATCCGTTTAATTCCCAGGTCCCGGTCATGCCGATGGCATCCTAAATTTTCGTCCCTGTGGCAAGTTATGAAAAAACAAAAAAGGGCCGCCCCTTTCGGAGCAAGCCCTTTTTCGAGGGAGGTAAGCTCTTTTTTTTCGCGTCTTAAGCCGCCTTGCGGGTCAGGTGGCTGAGTCGCTTCTCGAGGCTGACGATCTTCTTCTCGAGTTTGACCACTTCGTCTTGGGTCGGGATGCTGAGGATGCCCAGCAATTCTTTCTTGGTTTGACCCAGGGTCAGCTTGGCCTTTTGGACCAAGTCGTTATCGCCGAGCTGGTCGACGATGTTTCCTAAATTCTTGCGAACTTGCTTGAAGACGCCGCCGAGGTTCACCTTGCGGGAGAGCAGCTCGACCTCTTTCACCGAACTGATCACCTCTTCGGCCAGCCGGCGCACCTCGCGCTCGACGTCGTCGCGTTTTTCGGAGGCCAGGGAAACCAAGTCGCCCGACTTCACCCAGGCGAGCAAGTCGTCGAAGCTTCTACGCAATTCGCGTCCGGAGCGTTCTCCCTTTTTCACGATTTTCTTGAACAGCACCTCGACCTCGGACTCGAGTCGATTGACGACGCGATTGATGTCTTCGAATTTTTGCGCAATGGCGTGCTTGGCGTTGGACACTGCGGGGACCTTTCGAGCCTTTGGAAGCTTTTTCTTGGCTGCTTTTTTCGACATTGGATACTCCCTCCAATTTGAAGATTGAAAACCGCTCACCCGTCAATCGTGAGTCAGCGCTAACACGGCGCGTCAACCCTGTCAATACTCTTTTTTACGCGATGCGTTAGATTCGGAAGGGCGCAGGTCGATAAGACGTAACTGTATGTTTTTACTTCCATTCCATTCGTTCCATCCGGGGACGCAAGCGACGTCGACCTCGCTGTCCAAGGCCGGCAGCTTTTCGGCCAAGCGAAAGCCGATCGCCCCGAAGGCCGCCTTCCCCTCCCCCACCCTCAGGCGCAGGTGCTTCTCGCCAACGATACGGCTCTCGCGGACCCGCAGGCCCGTGAGGCGGAGTACCGGCTCCGGGTTTCCCAGGCCGAAGGGCTCGAGACGGCGGATTTCCTCGAGCAAGGCGGCGTCGATCGCGGCCAAGCGAGAATCGGCATCCAACTTGAGCGCGGGCTGGAAGTCCTCGTCCTTGAGGCGGGAACGAACCGCGGCGTCGAAGGCCTCGGAAAAGGCCTCCAAGCGCTCGCGCGCCAAGGAGAGGCCCGCGGCGTAAAAATGCCCGCCGAACTTGCTTAGGTGCTCGCCGCAGTCGTGCAGCGTCTCGACCAGGTTGAGATTGCGGATCGAACGTGCCGAGCCCTTCAGCCCGTCTTTGTCGCGGGAGAGCACGATGGACGGCAGGTAGTATTTTTCGACCAGGCGGCTGGCCACGATGCCGACGACGCCGGGATGCCAATCCTCGTGGAACAGCACCAGGCTGCGGCGGCGCTCGAAGAGCCGCTCGGCCTCGACCCGGGCGCAGGCCTCGCGGGCGATTTCGTCTTCCAAGTCCTGGCGCTCGGCGTTGGCGCGGTCGAGGCGCCGCGCCAGCTCCAGGGCCTCCGCCTCGCTGCGCGAGAGCAGCAGCTTGACGCCGAAGGCGGCATCGTCCAGGCGGCCCACCGCGTTGATGCGGGGGCCGAGGCGAAAGCCCACTTGGTCCGCGCTCACCTCGCCGTCCACGCCCGCGACTTCCTTCAAGGCCTTCAGTCCGGGCCGCGAGGTGCGACTTAAGACTTTCAAACCCTCGCGCACCAATATGCGGTTGACTCCCTTCAAGGGCGCCATATCGGCGACAGTGCCGACGGCGACCAGGTCAAGGGCGCGGCGCAGGTTGGGCTCGCGGTCGCCCAGCAGGCCCGCCTCGCGCAGGGCCTTGCGCAGGGCGATCAAAAGATAAAAGGCGACGCCGACGCCCGCCAATTCCTTGCCGGGAAAGGCGTCCCCGGCCTGCTTGGGATTGAGGATCGCGAAGGCCTCCGGGAGGCGGGGCGGAACCTCGTGGTGGTCGGTGACGATCAGATCCAGACCGAGATCGCGGGCCACTTCGGCCTCGGCGACGGCGCTGATCCCGTTGTCGACCGTAATCACGACCTTGGCGCCCTGCTCGCGGATTTTCTTTAAGGCCCCGGCGTTGAGGCTGTAGCCCTCGCTCAGGCGGTGCGGGATGTAGTAGTCGACCTCGGCGCCCAAGTCCTGAAAAAACTCCGTCAGCAGGGCCGTCGCGGTCGTCCCGTCGACGTCGTAATCTCCGTAAACGACGATCTTTTCCTTGTCGCGCAGGGCGCGCAGCAACCGGGCGACGGCCTTGTCCATGCCGAGCAATAGTTCGGGCTCGGGGAGGTGGGCCAGGGAGGGCTGCAGAAATCGCTCGGCCGCCTCGACGTCGCGGATATTCCGCTGCGCCAGGAGGCGGGCCAGGATCGGCGAGACGCCTAGTTGCCCCTCCAGATGGCGGGCGATGCCTTCGTCGCAGGATTGGAGCAGCCAGCGCTTTTGCAAAGGACGCCTCGTCGAGTCGAGGAGAAAATGGAACTTAGGCCTTCGCTCCCGCGGCGCCCTTGCCCAGGCCAAAACGGTGCCCGTGCTGCTTGAGGAAGATGAAGACGGGCGAGGCGATCGAGATCGAGGAGTAACTGCCGGTGATGACGCCGATCATCATCGCGAAGGCGAAATTCTTGATGTCTCCGTCGGTGCGGAAATACAAAACGGTCACGACGAAGAAGACGGTCAGCGACGTAATGATGGTGCGGCTCAAGGTCTCGTTGATGCTCTTGTTGACGACCTCGACCAGGCCCATCCCCTTGTGTTTCTGCAGATCCTCGCGGATGCGGTCGAAGACGATGATCGTGTCGTTGATCGAGTAGCCGATGATGGTGAGGATGGCCGCCACGACCGTCAGGTTGACCTCAAGCCCCAACAGGGCAAAGATGCCGACGGCGACCAGGACGTCGTGGATCAGGGCAATGATGGCCCCGGGCGCGAAGTAAAAATCGAAGCGGAAGCCGATGTAGATCAGCATGATCACCCAGGCCCAAAGCACCGCGTAAAGGCCCTTGGTGCGCAATTCTTTACCGACCTTGGGCCCCACGAACTCCTCTTGCAGCATCTGGAAGCTGCCGGCGCCGAAGGTCTTCTCGAAGGCCTGGTTGAAGGGCCTGGAGAAACCTTCCTCCAATCCCTCGATCTGCTCGCTTTTGACGATGAAGGTGTTCGCCTTGGCCTCGCCGAAGCGCTGCACCACCACGTGGCTCAGGCCGGCCTGCCTCAGGGCGTCGGTCAAGGCGCCCTCGTTGACGGAGTTTTGGAATTGATAGATGAATTTCAGGCCACCTGTGAAGTCGGTGCCGAAATTGAGGCCCTTCACGGCCACCGCCGCCAAGCCCGCCGCCACGATCGCCATCGAGACGATGAGCATCAGCCATCGGTATTTCATGAACGGAATTTCTTTTTTCAGTCGCGTCATAGGCTACAGGCTCAATTTCTTCACTTCGCGTCGGCTCAAGACGTAGTCGTAAACCAACCGGGTGATGACCACCGCCGAGTAGAGGGTCGTCAGAATACCGATCATCAAAGTGACCGCGAAACCACGCACCGGTCCGGTGCCGAACTGGTACAGCACCACGCCCGAGAGAAAGGTGGTGATGTTCGCGTCCAAGACCGCGCGAATGGCGTTGGAATAACCCGCGTCGACGGCGGCCTTGACGGTCTTGCCGGCGGCGAGCTCTTCTTTGATGCGCTCGAGGATGACAACGTTGGCGTCGACCGCCATGCCGATGGTCAAGACGATGGCCGCCACGCCGGGCAAAGTC comes from Deltaproteobacteria bacterium PRO3 and encodes:
- the secF gene encoding protein translocase subunit SecF; translated protein: MTRLKKEIPFMKYRWLMLIVSMAIVAAGLAAVAVKGLNFGTDFTGGLKFIYQFQNSVNEGALTDALRQAGLSHVVVQRFGEAKANTFIVKSEQIEGLEEGFSRPFNQAFEKTFGAGSFQMLQEEFVGPKVGKELRTKGLYAVLWAWVIMLIYIGFRFDFYFAPGAIIALIHDVLVAVGIFALLGLEVNLTVVAAILTIIGYSINDTIIVFDRIREDLQKHKGMGLVEVVNKSINETLSRTIITSLTVFFVVTVLYFRTDGDIKNFAFAMMIGVITGSYSSISIASPVFIFLKQHGHRFGLGKGAAGAKA
- the recJ gene encoding single-stranded-DNA-specific exonuclease RecJ, with translation MLQSCDEGIARHLEGQLGVSPILARLLAQRNIRDVEAAERFLQPSLAHLPEPELLLGMDKAVARLLRALRDKEKIVVYGDYDVDGTTATALLTEFFQDLGAEVDYYIPHRLSEGYSLNAGALKKIREQGAKVVITVDNGISAVAEAEVARDLGLDLIVTDHHEVPPRLPEAFAILNPKQAGDAFPGKELAGVGVAFYLLIALRKALREAGLLGDREPNLRRALDLVAVGTVADMAPLKGVNRILVREGLKVLSRTSRPGLKALKEVAGVDGEVSADQVGFRLGPRINAVGRLDDAAFGVKLLLSRSEAEALELARRLDRANAERQDLEDEIAREACARVEAERLFERRRSLVLFHEDWHPGVVGIVASRLVEKYYLPSIVLSRDKDGLKGSARSIRNLNLVETLHDCGEHLSKFGGHFYAAGLSLARERLEAFSEAFDAAVRSRLKDEDFQPALKLDADSRLAAIDAALLEEIRRLEPFGLGNPEPVLRLTGLRVRESRIVGEKHLRLRVGEGKAAFGAIGFRLAEKLPALDSEVDVACVPGWNEWNGSKNIQLRLIDLRPSESNASRKKEY